From Gossypium raimondii isolate GPD5lz chromosome 11, ASM2569854v1, whole genome shotgun sequence:
gtttgtaatcTATTTTTGAACTCGTCGTGGTTTTTGCTAAACTACAAAATCACTTAAGTCAACAAAATGGATTTCGACTTTCAACACTAAAAGTTTGAAAAAGTTTTCCACGGCAAGATAAGTAATTTCTTAAGTGTTTTCTGAAAGTGAACAAATAGTTTTCTATTGACTGTTACAGAAATCGTATTTTCTAAATACTTACTAAATCAATTTTCATCACGTTGGTGTAACTCCTCCAGATTTGACTTAAACTTTTAGGCTGGGTGTGGGGTGTTACAGCTAAAAGGCAAAGAATGTTATCCTCTACCAGGTATGCATTATCCCTTTTTACaactaaacaaaattttctattattattattattttcccaTTGGATTAAACTTTTTTGAACTCAAAAGTCGGCCTATTCATTGATGAATAGAgcaaagaaaaaagacaaaTAAATGAACCAACAGCTAAAAAGAAAACACGAAAAAAAACTTTCGGCCATGGGATTCCGATCGGCAGTTGCTCAACAAAAACATTAACAATACTGAATATAGAGCAACCAAAACAAGAAATGGAGTCTTAAAAAAGTAAATCCTCACAACCCTTCAAAGAAAACCAACAGTTCAATGGAGGTTCATGAAGATGACAATTTTTTGCAGCCACAGCTTCTACCAACGCTGAAGCTTCTTCGACCCAATAGTCATCCTCGCCTCCACTTAATCCTTCTTGCGCCATTGCATGTGCTATTTTGTTACCAAATCGACATAAAACTCCTTCGCTATCTCTTTTGCAGACCAGGTAAGAGCACTGATATTCGAGAAATCTTGTTCATGGTTGTTAATATCCCCGATAATAGATCTTGAGTCTCCCTCAACTATTATTGACAGAAAACCCAACTCTTTAGCAAATTAGAGCCCATGTATCATCGCAACTGCTTCTACTACAAAAGCCGAAAGAACATGATAAGTGATTTTGCAACAAGCCCCCAAAATTTCCTTATTTTCATCTCAAATCACAACCCCTACTACTGCCttcttttgatttaatctaAACCTAGCATCAATGTTTATTTTGACCACCCCTGTAAGTGGTGGAGACTACCGAACTTGAATGCTAAAGAATACACCATTATTCATAGGAATCACAGAGACCAACTCCACATAATAGTTGCGAATGAAGCTAACAATCTCACCTATACTCTAGTTCGTTCCCTCATGCACCATACGGTTCCGGGCAAACCATATAACTTACATTGTAACAcaaatttcattatgttttgTTGTATGATGTATCTTTAGAACCCATGAAAGCCACTCATGGAAATCTATTTGAGCAGTAACCATATGCAATGGGTAACCCAACATTACCCACACATCTCTCACTTTAGCACAAAATCTTAGCAGATAGTTTACTGTCTCATGATCAACATTAAACCTCGGACAACTTGGGTTATTTTCAACTCTTCTATTGTATAGGCATGATCTAGTGGCTACAAAACTATGAAAAAATTTCCACAAAGCTATTTTGATTTTCGAGGGACATTTAGTTTCCCAAATTTGCCTGAAAACGTCATGCCCAAATGATAAAGGAGTCGGTTGTTGGAGTAATAAATGATAACCACTACGAACATAGTAGATACCCGAACATTCACCACCCCAGACGAGACCCAGACGAGACAATCTTCTTGAGGAACAAATGGTAAAGGAATACTTCGAATAAGGATTATGTCGGCAACTACAAAAAATGAGTCAATCAAATCTCGATTCCAACCCATTCCATTTGGCAAAATAAGTTCAGACACCCTCTCAGTATTACCTGATTTAGGAGTTTGAACTCTTCCAGCTAAAGACCTTAGCACCTAACCTCCCAAATGCTAATACTTTCACCAGTCCCCACATTCCATTTAAGCCCCATCTCAATTAATTTCCTGGCACTCCAAATGCTCCTTCAAACGAGTGATGGTTTGGGATCTAACTGAGCACTAAGAAACCTTGTATTAGGAAAGTATTTGGCCTTTATAATACATTCCATCAACGATGAAAGGTGTATTAAAACTCTCCACCCTTGCTTCCCTAATAAGGTGACATTAAACTTTGCAAGATCCCTAAACCCCATCCCTCCATCATCCTTCAAATTACTTAAAAACAACAAAGTACACCAATGGATGCCTCTCTTATCGGCCGCCTTTTGCCACAAAACTTAGCTAAAATACcttcaatttcttgaagaatggatttgatgaataccTTTCTACCACCCATAGATAACAGCCTCGTACTCTAAAAAGATATCCGACTTTGAATCTTATCCCTTAAGCTAACAAAGGCCCACTTCTTCTTCTGACCAACCATACATGGTAAACCTAAGTATTTCTCCCAATTATCAACATGATGAACCCCCAAAATTCTCTCTACATCTAACCTATTCCCCATGGCAACATTAGAACAAAAGAAAActctagatttttcaaaattgaccaACTGACATGAACACTTGGCATATGATTGAAGCACTTTCAAGACATTCGATGCTCCTATTGCCGTGACATTCCCAGAAATAAGGCTGTCATCCGTGAACAATAAATGAGTAACCCTTGAGGTCCCTTTTACCACCCTTGTTCCCTTTATCGTACCACTACTTTTTGCTAACCTAAGCAAAGCTGAAAGACTCTCACCACAAACTAAGAAAGGATACAGACTCAAAGGATCTTCCTTCCTAAGACTCTGAGATGGCGTAAACTTATCCCCCACCCTATTATTAACCACAACCGAGTAAGTAACTGGCGTGATGAACCGCATAATCCATTCCATCCAATTGATCGAAAAACCCATTTTCAATAACATCTCCTTAATGAACCGCCATTCAACACGGTCATATGCCTTACTTATATCCAACTTAAGAGCAAACGAcccttttttatcaaaatttttatttttcatggaATGAAGAATCTCATAAACGGCCATAATATTATCAGAAATAAGATGCCCCAATACAAATGCGCTTTATGCCTCATCAATGCAAAATCGAAGAACTTTTTGAAACCTATTCACTAAATCCTTTGAAGCAATCTTATAAAGTACATTGCAAAGGCTTATGGCATGAAAATTTATCATGTTTCGAAAACTCTTTACTCTTGAAATTAAGACAATATGCGTATGATTAATAAGGTTTATAGGAACCTCACTGTTTAAAAGACCAATGCAATAACCAGCCACTTCATTTCCCAAAATATGCTAAAAACACTAATAGAAAAACCATCCTCACCTGAAGCTTTTAGAGCCGACATTGATAACAAAGCACTAAAAATTTCCTCTTTAGTGAATGGTCTATCTAAATCGGTATTC
This genomic window contains:
- the LOC105801014 gene encoding uncharacterized protein LOC105801014, which encodes MAVYEILHSMKNKNFDKKGSFALKLDISKAYDRVEWRFIKEMLLKMGFSINWMEWIMRFITPVTYSVVVNNRVGDKFTPSQSLRKEDPLSLYPFLVCGESLSALLRLAKSSGTIKGTRVVKGTSRVTHLLFTDDSLISGNVTAIGASNVLKVLQSYAKCSCQLVNFEKSRVFFCSNVAMGNRLDVERILGVHHVDNWEKYLGLPCMVGQKKKWAFVSLRDKIQSRISF